Proteins encoded together in one Candidatus Nitrosocaldus cavascurensis window:
- a CDS encoding FG-GAP repeat protein, with product MKRSDVNNNFNKVGGSKKRRETVTSATLLGMVFVLASITTPFYGIGNSNSAYAQGSDQIVDFNGDGYEDIAIGVPFEEFGTLTDAGIINVLYGSSSGLQASSPADQTWSQDTSSVKDVAEDFDYFGWSLAAGDFNGDSYTDLAVGVPAENVGSITDAGAVNILYGSSSGLQASSPDDQIWHQDTSSVKDVAEIGDNFGWSLAAGDFNGDGKDDLAVGVPFEDIGSITDAGAVNILYGSSSGLQASSPDDQIWHQDTSSVKDVAEDFDLFGYSLTTGDFNNDGKDDLAVGVLAESVGIITGAGAVNILYGSSSGLQASSPDDQIWHQDTSSVKDVAEDFDLFGYSLTTGDFNNDGKDDLAVGVPFEDIGSITDAGIINVLYGSSSGLQASSPDDQIWHQDSPNVDGVAEDTDFFGWSLATGDFNNDGKDDLAVGVPFEDIGSPTIFEAGIVQVLYGSSSGLQASSPADQTWSQDTSSVKDVAETNDSFGWSLAAGDFNNDGKDDLAVGVPFESVGSVLDAGAVNILYGSSSGLQASSPDDQIWHQDSPNVDGVAESGDQLGYRL from the coding sequence ATGAAGAGAAGTGATGTGAATAACAACTTCAACAAAGTAGGTGGATCAAAGAAAAGAAGAGAGACAGTAACATCCGCTACACTTCTAGGTATGGTATTTGTACTAGCATCTATAACAACACCATTTTATGGAATAGGAAACAGTAACAGTGCCTATGCACAAGGTTCAGATCAAATAGTAGACTTCAATGGAGATGGTTATGAAGATATTGCAATAGGTGTACCATTTGAGGAGTTCGGAACATTAACAGATGCTGGCATTATTAATGTGTTATATGGCTCATCCTCAGGCTTACAGGCATCATCACCAGCAGATCAGACATGGAGCCAAGATACTTCTAGTGTAAAAGATGTAGCAGAAGATTTTGATTACTTTGGCTGGTCACTAGCTGCAGGTGACTTCAATGGAGATAGCTACACAGATCTAGCAGTAGGTGTGCCAGCCGAGAATGTAGGTAGTATAACAGATGCTGGAGCTGTCAATATACTGTATGGCTCATCCTCAGGCTTACAGGCATCATCACCAGATGACCAGATATGGCATCAGGATACTTCTAGTGTAAAAGATGTAGCAGAGATCGGAGATAACTTTGGCTGGTCACTAGCTGCAGGTGACTTCAATGGAGATGGTAAAGATGATTTAGCAGTAGGTGTACCATTTGAGGATATAGGTAGTATAACAGATGCTGGAGCTGTCAATATACTGTATGGCTCATCCTCAGGCTTACAGGCATCATCACCAGATGACCAGATATGGCATCAGGATACTTCTAGTGTAAAAGATGTAGCAGAAGATTTTGATCTCTTTGGCTATTCTCTAACTACAGGCGACTTCAACAACGATGGTAAAGATGATTTAGCAGTAGGTGTGCTAGCCGAGAGTGTAGGTATTATAACAGGTGCTGGAGCTGTCAATATACTGTATGGCTCATCCTCAGGCTTACAGGCATCATCACCAGATGACCAGATATGGCATCAGGATACTTCTAGTGTAAAAGATGTAGCAGAAGATTTTGATCTCTTTGGCTATTCTCTAACTACAGGCGACTTCAACAACGATGGTAAAGATGATTTAGCAGTAGGTGTACCATTTGAGGATATAGGTAGTATAACAGATGCTGGCATTATTAATGTGTTATATGGCTCATCCTCAGGCTTACAGGCATCATCACCAGATGACCAGATATGGCATCAGGATAGTCCTAACGTTGATGGTGTAGCAGAAGACACTGATTTCTTTGGTTGGTCACTAGCTACAGGCGACTTCAACAACGATGGTAAAGATGATTTAGCAGTAGGTGTACCATTTGAGGATATAGGTAGTCCCACCATATTTGAAGCTGGTATAGTACAGGTATTGTATGGCTCATCCTCAGGCTTACAGGCATCATCACCAGCAGATCAGACATGGAGCCAAGATACTTCTAGTGTAAAAGATGTAGCAGAGACCAATGATTCATTTGGTTGGTCACTAGCTGCAGGCGACTTCAACAACGATGGTAAAGATGATTTAGCAGTAGGTGTACCATTTGAGAGTGTAGGTAGTGTATTAGATGCTGGAGCTGTCAATATACTGTATGGCTCATCCTCAGGCTTACAGGCATCATCACCAGATGACCAGATATGGCATCAGGATAGTCCTAACGTTGATGGTGTAGCAGAGAGTGGAGATCAACTTGGTTATAGACTCTAG